The region TGAGCAGGCTCAAGGGTGAAATTATTTTATATAATTTTTAATTCAGCAAGTTTGTGTCCGTGATTGTACATAAACTTGATTAGCGCAAATTGTAGCGCTTAGATAAGGAAAAAAATGAGACAGGATATTGAATTTAGAAAAGAAAATAACGAAATTATCGTTCAAAAATATAATGGGACATCGAGTCAGATTGAAATCCCAAGTGTTATAGATGGACTTCCAGTCACAGAAATTGCAGATTATGCGTTTCATAATTGTAGAAGTTTACAAAAGGTAATCATTCCCGATAGTATAACAACAATAGGTAACCATGCTTTCTATGATTGCAGAAAACTAGAAAGCATGGTTGCTTCTGATGCAATTCATAGCATAGGTGATGGAGCTTTTAAGAACTGCTACTTATTAAAATCGATTGAAATATTTCTAAGAAATGGAAAGATTGCAGTAGTAAGAAATATCTTATCTGAATTTAGTTCAGAGCTGACAGTTACACTTCACTATGGACAGAATGCTTATGAAACAGGGAAAACTGCGAAGATAATTTTCCCAAAGTTTTTATACGACTATGTAGAGAATAACTCTGCAAGAATTATTCGTCAGGAAACCTATGGCTCCGGAGTACATTATCGTGAGTGTATGACCGATAGTGATATTGATTACAAAAAATATGATTCGATCTTTCATGTCGGAATGGCGGTTGATATGTTAGATACAACTTTATTCATTGCACTTTATCGAATCATGTACCCGTATCAACTGATGAATACAGCGAAAGAAAATTACGGAAACTTTATTAGAGAACATTTTGAAGTATTAATGAAATTATTAGTTGAAGATGAAATGCGAGAAGAAATCCTTTGCTTAATAAAGGAAAGCATCATAACCTTAGAGCAACTGGATTATTTAATGGAATATGCACGTAGACAGCAAAAATTAGAACTTGTTAGTTATTTTTTAAGCTATAAACAACGGAATTACCTTAAGAAAAGTATGACCTTTGATTTATAGGCAGGAAGAAATGGAGGTTAGAATGGAGCATGAGGTTAAGCAAAGACTAAGGCAGCTTGGAGAGCGAATCTTAAAAAATAGTTCCAATGAGTTGTACTTATCCATGCGTTTTTTAGATGTTCCACTCAGTGAATTAAATTATGAGCTACGGATGTCCTCTTTTTATATGGGAACGGACGGAAGTACTATTTATTATAATCCTAGATTTGTAATAGAAAAATACACTTATGATAGTGTATATGTAAACCGTTCCTATCTTCACATGTTACTCCATAGTATATTTCGTCATATGTATTTAAGAGAAGAACGAGACGAAGAAAAATGGAATTTAGCATGTGATATCGCAGTGGAATATATTATAGATGGCCTGGATAATAAGGCAACGAAACGACTTGTTACATCTCGTAGAGAAGAACTTTATGAACGTTTATCCAAGGAACTTAAGGTATTCACAGCGGAGGGAATCTATCATTTGCTTCAAACAAATTGGTTAACTGAGCGAGAGCTTGTTCAATATAGCGCTGAATTCTTAGTATGCGACCATCAGTTTTGGGATTTTGGAATCTCAA is a window of Lachnoclostridium phytofermentans ISDg DNA encoding:
- a CDS encoding leucine-rich repeat domain-containing protein, with protein sequence MRQDIEFRKENNEIIVQKYNGTSSQIEIPSVIDGLPVTEIADYAFHNCRSLQKVIIPDSITTIGNHAFYDCRKLESMVASDAIHSIGDGAFKNCYLLKSIEIFLRNGKIAVVRNILSEFSSELTVTLHYGQNAYETGKTAKIIFPKFLYDYVENNSARIIRQETYGSGVHYRECMTDSDIDYKKYDSIFHVGMAVDMLDTTLFIALYRIMYPYQLMNTAKENYGNFIREHFEVLMKLLVEDEMREEILCLIKESIITLEQLDYLMEYARRQQKLELVSYFLSYKQRNYLKKSMTFDL